The genomic stretch GGTGCAGCTGAATTTCGCAACACTCATTTCAGTTATGTTTTGGGCGAAGATGGAGTGGAAAAATTTGTCTCAACACCAGAATTACAAAGCGATAACAGTATTGGCAGCGATCCCTTGGAACCTGGACAAATTTGGGCAATAAGTCCAGGGAGTGGTGAAGAAAACCCAGGCTTATACCGTATCGAAGTTAATGAAGGCCAAGGTTCAGGCGTTAAAATATTAAACAAGCCGGTTCCCGCAGCTTTTAGAGAGAGTGTCGGTTTTGCTGAACAAAACCTTTATTCCAGGGCAATGCAACTTGTTGGAGATAAAGACCCGCGTCAACATGAGTTTACCATACAGCTACGGGCCTTTGATGTCTCAAAGTCTGGCAGCAAACTTGGGGTTTCCACACTTATAGCTTTATGTTCAGCTTTATTAAAGAAAAGCATTAGGGGAGGTCTTCTTATGATTGGTGAAATTAACCTCGGCGGTTCTATCGAACCTGTCCACAATGCCGTAACAATTGCTGAAATTGCGATAGAAAAAGGAGCAACTTCTTTGCTTGTGCCTGTTACCTGTCGTAGGCAGTTACTTGATCTTTCAGATGAGATGGCTACAAAAATTGATATTCAATTCTATTCAGACAGTCGTGAAGCTCTGCTCAAGGCACTTGTAGAGTAACTAAGTGCTGGACAATTCATAGAATGCACTTCCATAAAACTTGAAGTTATCGGCACTCCTGGCTACTCTTAATTACTTTTTGACTTCTGACAACATAAATATTAGCAAAAATGTTTATAAGCCTGGTGTGAGCAGTTATATTTATAATTTATAAAGATGGCTACTCACGTAAAATATTATTTGCTAGATTTTAATAGTATTACCTTTTGCTACCGAACAAGCTGAAACTATGGTAATATCCTTGCAAGCCTCATTTACATCAGCCATATCTTCAGGAATAGCGGAATTATTGGTAAGAGAATCAGCAAATCTTTCGTAAATATTTTTCTCATAACCATTAATTGAATATTCCTTTTTCTCGCCATTCTTGGAGGCAACTAATTTTCCATTTTCATGAGTGATTCTCCAACCCTGATCAGTAATCATATATAAAATATCAATATGTTCACGGTCATTTCCTGCGGTGCTGTAAACAGCCAATTCAGCCGCCCAGGTTATAAACAGATAAGCAGCTCCACCGCCAGCAAAATCTACCTTCATCATATCTGTATCCGAACACTTTAAGTCTTGGTGTGACAGATTATCGGCAAAAAAACAAGCTTTTGTTGCCGGTGAGTCCATTAAATACCGGGAAATATTCAAGTTATGAATCATGGCATCCATAAATGGTCCGCCATTTTTTTCAGGGTCAAGAGCCCAGTTATTCCAAGCTGGATAATGATGTAGCCAATCCTGACGATAAAGAGCTAGTTTTCCCAGTTCACCGGAATCAAATATTTCTTTCGCAGTTTTAACTAAAGCGTTATTAGTCCGGCAATATAGAAAACCACATTTGACTTTATTGCCAATTATATCTCTTATTTCTTCAGCAATTATTTTATTAGGGGCCATGGGTTTGGTGGCAATAATCTGCTTATTGTTTTCAACAGCCTTTCTGGTCAATTCCTTTCTTAAGAAGGGCGGCACGAAAAGGCAAATGATATCCACATTCTTACTCGTCAAAACTTCATCTTCGCTAGTGGCAACACTTCCACCCAATTCAGCAGCAAATTTTTCTGCGTTAGCTTTATCTGGATCAAAAAGCTTAGCAACTTCTACATTTGCCGCACTTTTTATACTTCCAACCTGCCAACGCAAAAAATCGCCACAACCCAAGATACCTAATTTGTAAGTTTTACTCATAATAATATAACCTTTTTAAAATTAACTTATGGCCTTGTTGTAGGCCGCCAAAACATCATCGATAAACTTATTGTTGCCTTCAACAATTTTCATTCTTTCCTTTTTAGCTTCAAACCATTCTACAGTTC from Desulfobulbaceae bacterium encodes the following:
- a CDS encoding Gfo/Idh/MocA family oxidoreductase, yielding MSKTYKLGILGCGDFLRWQVGSIKSAANVEVAKLFDPDKANAEKFAAELGGSVATSEDEVLTSKNVDIICLFVPPFLRKELTRKAVENNKQIIATKPMAPNKIIAEEIRDIIGNKVKCGFLYCRTNNALVKTAKEIFDSGELGKLALYRQDWLHHYPAWNNWALDPEKNGGPFMDAMIHNLNISRYLMDSPATKACFFADNLSHQDLKCSDTDMMKVDFAGGGAAYLFITWAAELAVYSTAGNDREHIDILYMITDQGWRITHENGKLVASKNGEKKEYSINGYEKNIYERFADSLTNNSAIPEDMADVNEACKDITIVSACSVAKGNTIKI